From the genome of Polyodon spathula isolate WHYD16114869_AA chromosome 14, ASM1765450v1, whole genome shotgun sequence, one region includes:
- the dner gene encoding delta and Notch-like epidermal growth factor-related receptor — translation MQPLQHLLVLLNVGFSLSSPVTTVLPTVPPNPCESKPCLNNGTCFFTEGSLQEDLAYHCTCSPGFTGMNCEFFIDSCTSKPCFHGNCSSSGSNEGYICVCEEGYQGERCDQPLHSIPVSGWTESLLPGLVSPTSGESPEPDNLSPPVQVSATLSPWQPKPGQKYVELSWVGKQLPLDFACGNVSSNGSVGGRSSSLEVPEETSVKIKVNVTGSPFLWKVTEAGFKQCSLTEGRSVPLLQGLDGLVLSEEVLPLGNNYFIVFVNDSSKPVWTLRLNVSVKVSNCVEPGSNFNDPECSGKGMCTTESEKTTFYCECSQGFTGIFCEEFDACSENPCENNGTCTDVRQGDDGKNVICACQAGYTGEQCESVIDHCLSQPCRNGGICFNNLPGYSCHCPEGYRGSVCEEKIDPCASSPCQNNGSCYSNGLTYSCSCSPWYTGPTCAQLIDFCALNPCAHGICRSVGTSYKCLCIPGYHGLYCEEEYNECLSTPCQNSGTCKDLVNDYECLCTAEYEGKHCELYNDPCVHVNCQNGGTCDSEGLNATCLCPPGFLGEDCEVDVNECESNPCHHSGTCIDQSNGYTCHCPQGWVGANCEIHLQWKSARTAETLTNMPRHSLYIIIGALCVAFVLMLIILIVGICRISRIEYQGSSRPAYEEFYNCRSIDSEFSSAIASIRHARFGKKSRPAMYDATPITYEDYSPDDKPLVTLIKTKDL, via the exons TTTTTTATAGACTCATGTACAAGCAaaccttgtttccatggaaactgcagCAGCAGTGGCAGCAATGAAGGCTACATCTGTGTCTGTGAGGAGGGCTATCAAGGTGAACGCTGTGACCAGCCACTGCACAGCATCCCTGTTTCTGGTTGGACAGAGTCCCTGCTACCAGGACTTGTCAGCCCAACGTCAGGAGAATCTCCGGAACCAGATAACCTTTCACCCCCTGTACAAGTGTCTGCAACTCTGTCACCTTGGCAACCAAAACCAGGACAAAAATATGTTGAGCTCAGCTGGGTTGGAAAACAG CTGCCCCTGGATTTCGCCTGTGGAAATGTAAGTTCTAATGGATCTGTTGGAGGTCGCAGTTCATCCCTTGAAGTGCCAGAAGAAACGTCTGTAAA gattAAGGTCAACGTGACTGGTTCTCCTTTCCTGTGGAAAGTCACTGAAGCTGGATTTAAACAATGCTCTCTTACTGAGGGGAGAAGTGTTCCTCTCCTTCAGGGCTTAGATGGACTGGTTCTCTCAGAGGAGGTGTTACCACTGGGAAACAATTACTTTATTG TGTTTGTGAACGATTCATCTAAACCAGTTTGGACTCTGCGTCTGAATGTCAGTGTTAAGGTCAGCAATTGTGTGGAGCCTGGGAGTAATTTTAATGACCCCGAATGCTCTGGGAAAGGAATGTGCACCACAGAATCTGAGAAA ACAACCTTCTACTGTGAGTGCAGCCAAGGATTCACTGGTATCTTCTGTGAAGAATTTGACGCCTGCAGTGAGAACCCCTGTGAGAACAATGGCACCTGCACAGATGTGAGACAAGGCGATGATGGGAAAAACGTCATCTGTGCCTGCCAAGCTG GCTACACAGGTGAGCAATGCGAGTCTGTAATAGACCATTGCCTATCACAACCCTGTAGAAATGGAGGCATCTGCTTCAACAATCTCCCTGGATACAGCTGCCACTGCCCAGAAG GATATCGGGGCTCAGTGTGTGAGGAGAAGATAGATCCCTGTGCTTCGTCTCCCTGCCAGAACAATGGGAGCTGTTACTCTAATGGGCTGACATACAGCTGCAGTTGTAGCCCTTGGTACACAGGGCCTACCTGCGCTCAGCTCATTGACTTCTGTGCTCTGAACCCCTGTGCCCATGGAATCTGCCGCAGTGTTGGAACCAGTTACAAATGCCTGTGTATTCCAG GTTACCATGGTTTGTACTGTGAAGAGGAGTATAATGAGTGTCTCTCAACCCCTTGTCAGAATTCCGGAACATGCAAAGATCTCGTCAATGACTATGAGTGTCTGTGCACTGCTGAGTATGAAG GTAAACATTGTGAACTGTACAATGACCCTTGTGTTCACGTAAACTGTCAGAACGGTGGCACCTGTGACAGCGAGGGCCTCAATGCAACCTGCCTTTGTCCACCTGGATTTCTTG GGGAGGACTGTGAGGTGGATGTCAACGAATGTGAGAGCAACCCTTGTCATCACAGTGGAACATGTATCGACCAGTCCAATGGCTATACCTGCCACTGCCCTCAGGGATGGGTTGGGGCCAATTGTGAAATAC ATCTTCAATGGAAGTCGGCACGGACAGCAGAAACCCTGACCAACATGCCCCGTCACTCCCTGTACATCATCATCGGAGCTCTCTGTGTGGCGTTCGTCCTCATGTTGATTATCCTGATTGTGGGGATCTGCCGCATCAGCCGTATTGAGTACCAGGGCTCATCCAGACCAGCTTACGAGGAATTTTACAACTGCAGGAGCATTGACAGCGAGTTCAGCAGTGCCATCGCTTCCATCCGACATGCAAG ATTTGGAAAGAAGTCCAGACCAGCCATGTATGATGCCACTCCAATCACTTATGAAGATTACAGCCCAGATGACAAGCCGCTTGTCACtttaatcaaaacaaaagatTTGTAA